A section of the Streptomyces sp. CG1 genome encodes:
- a CDS encoding tyrosine-type recombinase/integrase, with the protein MDVWRSVRRHGDTKTRKSRRSLAMPQQTVTVMRAHKRREQAACLAAGDEWTDERLVFPTETGELRSALDVRRNFRTLLKEAGFENPKEWTPRELRTSFVSVLSDHGIPIEVISRLVGHNGSGTTERVYRKQLRPVISEGAEAMDEIFGDDDDVVEDESPDSP; encoded by the coding sequence GTGGACGTGTGGCGCTCGGTACGTCGGCATGGCGACACGAAGACCCGGAAGAGCAGACGCTCGCTGGCCATGCCGCAGCAAACCGTCACGGTCATGAGGGCTCACAAGCGTCGCGAACAGGCTGCGTGCCTCGCTGCAGGCGATGAGTGGACCGATGAGCGACTGGTTTTCCCGACAGAGACTGGTGAACTCCGCAGTGCCTTGGACGTGCGCCGGAACTTCAGGACTCTGCTCAAGGAGGCTGGTTTCGAGAACCCGAAGGAGTGGACCCCGCGTGAGCTACGCACAAGCTTCGTGTCCGTGCTGTCGGACCACGGGATCCCGATCGAAGTGATCTCGCGTCTCGTTGGGCACAACGGCAGTGGAACGACGGAGAGGGTCTATCGGAAGCAACTGCGGCCAGTCATCTCCGAGGGGGCGGAGGCCATGGATGAGATCTTTGGCGACGATGACGATGTGGTCGAGGACGAGTCTCCAGACAGCCCCTGA
- a CDS encoding lanthionine synthetase LanC family protein, which produces MTAPEATVVVVDEVEGLAVDGLRWLTEAARGTFEGGLAWSTRPSDDELTPMLYSGTAGNVPVLLEAWRHFGDDSYADAALRAARSLADSVDGIDDDSLYFGRTGMALVLRALHEELGDTAAGAAADRALQLVRSRFDGTRWGELFELMGGNAGIGLGALLAGDAELAVLAMEPYLRTAEQTPAGVHWAHRTGIDSRLHHISHGTLGIVLALARVGEATGRADLVELALAGAADVVARDEAGPEGFLVPHSTPQYRPDVIEPISYGWCHGPAGDAQVFRLLRDITADPVWPALTDRCWHTVTHSALPQRLRPGFWDNNGRCCGTAGVLALACDRIAEQHDPYDFAHVLVADLAARAIRDSDGARWSNSEHRATPSDLEPCTGWAMGNAGIVRELLRFVRLSRGDDPRYAFAWPDQPPVPAQARIRRCGTDAVS; this is translated from the coding sequence ATGACGGCACCAGAAGCCACGGTCGTGGTGGTCGATGAGGTCGAGGGACTCGCGGTGGACGGGCTGCGGTGGCTGACCGAGGCGGCGCGAGGAACCTTCGAAGGAGGCCTCGCCTGGTCGACCAGGCCCTCGGACGACGAGCTCACCCCAATGCTCTACAGCGGTACGGCCGGGAACGTCCCTGTGCTCCTGGAGGCGTGGCGGCACTTCGGCGACGACTCCTACGCCGACGCCGCCCTGCGCGCCGCCCGCAGCCTTGCGGACTCCGTCGACGGCATCGACGACGACTCCCTCTACTTCGGCCGCACCGGAATGGCGCTCGTCCTGCGAGCCCTTCACGAAGAACTCGGCGACACGGCCGCCGGCGCCGCCGCCGACCGCGCGCTGCAACTCGTGCGGTCACGCTTCGACGGCACCCGCTGGGGCGAACTGTTCGAGCTGATGGGCGGCAACGCGGGGATCGGCCTCGGGGCACTCCTGGCCGGCGACGCCGAACTGGCCGTCCTCGCCATGGAGCCGTATCTGCGCACGGCGGAGCAGACCCCGGCGGGCGTCCACTGGGCCCACCGCACGGGCATCGACTCCCGTCTGCATCACATCTCGCACGGCACGCTCGGCATCGTCCTGGCGCTTGCCCGGGTCGGCGAAGCCACCGGCCGTGCGGACCTGGTCGAGCTGGCGCTGGCCGGTGCCGCAGACGTCGTGGCGCGCGACGAAGCCGGGCCGGAGGGCTTCCTGGTGCCGCACTCGACCCCCCAGTACCGACCCGATGTGATCGAGCCCATCAGCTACGGCTGGTGCCACGGCCCGGCCGGCGACGCCCAAGTCTTCCGGCTGCTGCGGGACATCACAGCCGACCCCGTCTGGCCCGCCCTCACCGACCGCTGCTGGCACACGGTCACCCACTCCGCCCTGCCCCAGCGGCTACGCCCCGGTTTCTGGGACAACAACGGCCGCTGCTGCGGCACCGCGGGCGTCCTCGCCCTGGCCTGCGACCGGATCGCCGAACAGCACGACCCATACGACTTCGCCCACGTCCTCGTCGCGGATCTCGCCGCCCGCGCGATCCGGGACAGTGATGGCGCTCGCTGGTCCAACTCTGAGCACCGGGCCACCCCGAGCGACCTCGAACCGTGCACCGGGTGGGCGATGGGCAACGCGGGCATCGTCCGCGAACTCCTGCGCTTCGTACGGCTGAGCCGCGGGGACGATCCCCGGTACGCGTTCGCCTGGCCGGACCAGCCTCCGGTGCCCGCTCAGGCAAGGATCCGACGCTGTGGCACTGACGCCGTGTCGTGA
- a CDS encoding FkbM family methyltransferase — MKPAGWIVDSNPDKSLVMVMNTIGLHSINRWEASFLREEVGGYFTHGVECTPGATVLDVGANIGVFSAAVYERLDGDVRIYAFEPVPPLHATLERNAREFFNGRLTALPYGLASRDDELDFSYVPAATIFSSSSRDQGNIEAERRRVTASVVEMIRQGGLGPVLRRVPAPILTLLVSRKLRVMRRLETHRVKVRPLSSVLDEQGIDHIDLLKVDVEGAELDVLRGIEERHWPLVRQAVVEVERWQQNRDTVCEVLLTHGFTVITEQDPVQQAGDIGMVFAVRP, encoded by the coding sequence GTGAAGCCTGCGGGCTGGATTGTTGACTCCAACCCTGATAAATCACTTGTCATGGTCATGAATACGATTGGACTGCACAGTATCAATCGTTGGGAGGCGTCCTTCCTGCGCGAGGAGGTGGGCGGCTACTTCACCCACGGCGTCGAGTGCACGCCGGGCGCGACGGTACTCGACGTAGGCGCCAACATCGGCGTGTTCTCGGCGGCCGTCTATGAGCGGCTGGACGGGGACGTGCGGATCTACGCCTTCGAGCCGGTGCCGCCACTCCACGCGACACTCGAACGCAATGCCCGCGAGTTTTTCAACGGACGTCTGACCGCGCTCCCTTACGGCCTGGCGTCCCGTGACGACGAGCTCGATTTCAGCTACGTTCCGGCCGCCACGATCTTCTCGTCCTCCTCGCGGGATCAGGGGAACATCGAGGCTGAGCGGCGGCGGGTCACCGCCAGCGTTGTCGAGATGATCCGCCAGGGCGGCCTGGGACCGGTCCTGCGCCGCGTACCCGCCCCCATCCTCACTCTTCTCGTCAGCCGCAAGCTGCGGGTGATGCGGCGGCTTGAGACGCACCGGGTGAAGGTCAGGCCCCTGTCATCAGTGCTCGACGAGCAGGGCATCGACCACATCGACCTGCTCAAGGTCGATGTGGAAGGCGCCGAACTCGATGTGCTCAGAGGCATCGAGGAACGGCATTGGCCGCTGGTCCGCCAGGCCGTCGTCGAGGTGGAGCGCTGGCAGCAGAACCGCGACACAGTCTGCGAGGTCCTCCTCACGCACGGCTTCACGGTCATCACCGAGCAGGACCCGGTCCAGCAGGCCGGCGACATTGGCATGGTGTTCGCGGTCAGGCCCTGA
- a CDS encoding IS110 family transposase → MFSERTSVGLDVHARSTTAWALDYETGEVFSERLVANTADVVAWVEALPQPAAVAYEAGPTGFVLARALDEIGIRCVVAAPSKMERPAGDRVKTDKRDAQRLAKLLHLDELPAVRVPAIEQEAARDLARARDDVRADLMRARHRLSKLLLRQGVIYTDGKAWTAVHHHWLTSHHFEQLGLRVAYDEALETVLALEARRTRLDAAITKLAGQPAWAPVVARLSCLRGVGTLTAFGLAVEIGDWHRFTGSTIGAFLGLVPCEDSSGSQRRQGGITKTGNTHARRLLVETAWHHRRPYRRPGVALRARLDQAPAPVRQRAEQGNRRLHQRWTNLDARRKRSTVSAVAVARELSGWCWSLAIMED, encoded by the coding sequence ATGTTTTCCGAGCGTACTTCGGTCGGCCTGGATGTCCATGCCCGCTCTACCACGGCCTGGGCACTGGACTACGAGACCGGCGAAGTGTTCAGCGAGCGCCTCGTTGCGAACACCGCCGATGTGGTGGCCTGGGTGGAGGCTCTGCCGCAGCCGGCCGCTGTTGCTTATGAGGCCGGGCCGACTGGCTTCGTGCTGGCCCGGGCCCTGGACGAGATCGGCATCCGGTGTGTGGTGGCGGCCCCGTCGAAGATGGAGCGGCCGGCCGGGGACCGGGTCAAGACCGACAAGCGCGATGCCCAGCGGCTGGCGAAGCTCCTGCACCTGGACGAACTGCCCGCGGTGCGGGTGCCCGCCATCGAGCAGGAGGCCGCCCGGGACCTGGCCCGGGCCCGCGACGATGTGCGGGCCGATCTGATGCGGGCCCGCCACCGCCTGTCCAAACTGCTGCTGCGCCAGGGCGTCATCTACACCGACGGCAAAGCCTGGACGGCGGTCCACCATCACTGGCTGACCAGCCACCACTTCGAACAGCTGGGACTGCGGGTGGCCTATGACGAGGCACTGGAGACGGTGCTGGCCCTCGAAGCACGCCGAACCCGGCTGGACGCGGCCATCACCAAGCTCGCCGGGCAGCCCGCCTGGGCACCCGTCGTGGCCCGCCTGTCCTGCCTGCGCGGGGTCGGCACGCTCACAGCCTTCGGCCTCGCCGTCGAGATCGGTGACTGGCACCGCTTCACCGGCTCGACCATCGGTGCCTTCCTGGGGCTCGTGCCCTGCGAGGACTCCTCCGGCAGCCAGCGCCGACAGGGCGGCATCACCAAGACCGGCAACACCCACGCCAGACGGCTGCTGGTGGAGACGGCCTGGCACCACCGCCGGCCCTACCGGCGCCCCGGTGTCGCCCTGCGCGCCCGGCTCGACCAGGCCCCCGCCCCGGTCCGGCAACGCGCCGAGCAGGGCAACCGTCGTCTCCACCAACGCTGGACCAACCTGGACGCGCGCCGCAAACGCTCCACCGTCAGCGCGGTGGCCGTCGCCCGGGAACTGTCCGGCTGGTGCTGGAGCCTGGCCATCATGGAGGACTGA